The following are from one region of the Stigmatella ashevillena genome:
- the glgX gene encoding glycogen debranching protein GlgX, translating into MAMDVYPGRPYPRGATYDGTGVNFAIYSQVASRVEVCLFDPANPSQEIGRFDLPEVTEFVWHGYIPGMEPGTLYGFRVHGPYEPSKGHRCNPHKLLLDPYAKALHGEVDWKQPVFGYTLGHADQDLARDEKDSAAGVPKGVVVSDFFDWGNDRRPEIPWRKTVIYEAHVRGLTMLHPAVPEHQRGTYAGLSHPAVIEHMLKLGVTSVELLPVHEAADDSFLNDKGLSNFWGYSTLCYLAPHQRYASRRTPGSQVAEFKSMVKALHAAGIEVLLDVVYNHTCEGNHLGPTLSLKGIDNTAYYWTMPDARYYLDFTGCGNSLNASQPQAARLIVDSLRYWVEEMHVDGFRFDLATTLGRQGAGEFSPNAPLFQIINQDPVLNRVKLIAEPWDVGMGGYQVGKFPAPWREWNGKYRDTLRRYWKGDENLAGEVGHRLAGSSDMFQEAKRRPQATINFITAHDGFTLHDLVTYSHKHNEANGEHNRDGADDNQAWNCGVEGETQDANIIALRERQKRNLLASLFMSQGVPMLVAGDEMGRTQKGNNNAYCQDNELSWVNWNLDARAKALLDFSSRLIQFRHRQPVLQRRRFFQGERIWDSRSKDLTWYRPDGTEMSPEDWQKPFVRSLAFQLGGDAIPTLDERGQRIIGDGLLVLLNAHHEPVRFTIPPAADGRHWVLEFYTADDARKPEPVKAGPFELTGRSMLVLREETPNKT; encoded by the coding sequence ATGGCAATGGATGTATACCCGGGCAGGCCTTACCCCCGCGGAGCGACGTACGACGGAACGGGAGTGAACTTTGCAATCTACTCGCAGGTGGCGTCGCGGGTGGAGGTATGCCTGTTCGATCCGGCGAATCCGTCCCAGGAGATTGGCCGCTTTGATCTGCCAGAGGTGACGGAGTTCGTGTGGCACGGCTACATCCCCGGGATGGAGCCCGGGACGCTGTACGGCTTCCGGGTGCATGGGCCTTATGAGCCCTCGAAGGGCCACCGCTGCAACCCGCACAAGCTGCTGCTGGACCCGTATGCCAAGGCACTCCATGGCGAGGTGGACTGGAAGCAGCCCGTGTTCGGCTACACGCTCGGTCATGCGGACCAGGACCTGGCGCGCGACGAGAAGGACAGCGCGGCGGGGGTGCCCAAGGGCGTCGTGGTGAGCGATTTCTTCGACTGGGGCAACGACCGCCGCCCGGAAATCCCCTGGAGAAAGACGGTCATCTACGAGGCGCACGTGCGCGGCCTCACCATGCTCCACCCGGCGGTGCCCGAGCACCAGCGCGGCACCTACGCGGGGCTGTCTCACCCGGCCGTCATCGAGCACATGCTCAAGCTGGGCGTCACCTCGGTGGAGCTGCTGCCCGTGCACGAGGCGGCCGACGACTCATTCCTCAACGACAAGGGGCTGTCCAACTTCTGGGGTTACAGCACCCTCTGCTACCTGGCGCCCCACCAGCGCTACGCCAGCCGCCGGACACCGGGCTCGCAGGTGGCCGAGTTCAAGTCCATGGTGAAGGCCCTGCACGCGGCCGGCATCGAGGTGCTCCTCGACGTTGTCTACAACCACACATGCGAGGGCAACCACCTGGGCCCCACGCTGTCACTCAAGGGCATCGACAACACGGCCTACTACTGGACGATGCCGGACGCGCGCTACTACCTGGACTTCACCGGGTGCGGCAACAGCCTGAACGCCTCGCAGCCCCAGGCAGCGCGGCTCATCGTGGACTCCCTGCGCTATTGGGTAGAGGAGATGCACGTGGACGGGTTCCGCTTCGACCTGGCCACGACGCTGGGGCGCCAGGGCGCAGGCGAATTCAGCCCGAACGCGCCGCTCTTTCAGATCATCAACCAGGATCCGGTCCTCAACCGGGTGAAGCTCATCGCCGAGCCGTGGGATGTGGGCATGGGCGGCTACCAGGTGGGGAAGTTCCCGGCCCCGTGGCGCGAGTGGAACGGCAAGTACCGGGACACCCTGCGCCGGTACTGGAAGGGGGACGAGAACCTCGCGGGCGAGGTGGGCCACCGGCTGGCGGGCTCCTCGGACATGTTCCAGGAGGCGAAGCGCCGGCCTCAGGCGACGATCAACTTCATCACGGCGCATGACGGCTTCACGCTGCATGATCTCGTCACCTACAGCCACAAGCACAATGAGGCCAACGGCGAGCACAACCGCGATGGAGCAGACGACAACCAGGCCTGGAACTGCGGCGTGGAGGGCGAGACGCAGGATGCGAACATCATCGCCCTGCGCGAGCGGCAGAAGCGCAACCTGCTCGCCTCGCTCTTCATGTCCCAGGGTGTGCCCATGCTGGTGGCGGGCGACGAGATGGGCCGGACGCAGAAGGGCAACAACAACGCCTACTGCCAGGACAACGAGCTGTCCTGGGTGAATTGGAACCTGGACGCGCGCGCCAAGGCGCTGCTGGATTTCAGCTCGCGGCTCATCCAATTCCGGCACCGCCAGCCCGTCCTGCAACGCCGCCGCTTCTTCCAGGGCGAGCGCATCTGGGACTCGCGCTCCAAGGATCTGACCTGGTACCGGCCCGACGGCACGGAGATGAGCCCGGAAGACTGGCAGAAGCCCTTCGTGCGCTCGCTGGCGTTCCAACTGGGCGGCGACGCCATCCCCACGCTGGACGAGCGGGGCCAGCGCATCATTGGTGACGGCTTGCTCGTGTTGCTCAACGCCCACCACGAGCCCGTGCGCTTCACCATTCCCCCAGCGGCGGACGGACGGCACTGGGTGCTCGAGTTCTACACGGCGGACGACGCGCGGAAGCCCGAGCCGGTGAAAGCCGGACCGTTTGAACTCACCGGCCGCTCCATGCTGGTGCTCCGGGAAGAGACGCCCAACAAAACCTAG
- a CDS encoding efflux RND transporter permease subunit, whose protein sequence is MAPEPASTGWRGKLERGLGALASRGHRHPAGALVLALVLCGLGLFFARNLTLDANLVSLLPRSFPSVRDLETLEQRFGGIGWVAVVGEGAEPEVLKRFADEMAPKLEALPGIRFVEVQRPGGFFQERALYYLSPEDLQEVERRLGARITWEKERAQPLFVPLVDEPAPPLDFSDLEAKYGVGAAQRMSGAGGENYYLDASARRVVLLARPEGFSADLDFSRRIITEVKTLLDAQDLSSYGPGFKMALTGAYQKKLDQQAQISRDITVSSAVAGALLLLFLLLHFRSVLGVGMVLAPVAAGLAWTYGLVGAAYGRVNLLTGFLGAILGGLGIEHGIHLLGRYLHLRGDGLDSERATRESFTHTGSAALTSALVAALTFLVLGTSRFRAFREFGVIAGIGMLLLIAAYVLVLPAVLGLAARLKWTPGPGATAQTRSPLGQLLVRWRRPLTLVSGAVLVALTLNMGRVRFDYDFGSLEDQHLPSFVLNRQVSDIIGYSQSPLVVLTGSPAEEHTVMEQLRARQRQLGRRSTVDFAASLETLIPADQPRKQAILQRMGALLEDVPEARLDAAQRQQLSQLRAQTRAEPFTREELPASVRRQFQGLQGQSGFVLVYPSVSQSDGTAMRALAREVRAGASLPGGRHLPVAGEPMVLADILDMVTHEAPRILAGTTLAVLLAMWVTLGSLRTSLLCLAPTLVSLLGLVGLMPLLKVEFNYLNILIIPVLIGTTVDAGVHLLTQLVRPGNDFVKVYSETGRAISGGLLTSAVGFGTLFLANHPGLNSVGALANLGFGVNLLVMLVSFPALLLLLSERRHRKPRPRKPRASPPKPGEPTPLPSAS, encoded by the coding sequence ATGGCGCCAGAGCCTGCCTCGACGGGCTGGAGAGGAAAGCTGGAGCGAGGGCTCGGCGCGCTCGCGTCCCGCGGCCACCGGCACCCCGCGGGGGCGCTGGTGCTGGCGCTGGTGCTGTGTGGACTGGGCCTCTTCTTCGCGCGCAACCTGACGCTCGATGCGAACCTGGTCAGCCTGCTGCCCCGCTCCTTTCCCAGCGTGAGGGACCTGGAGACGCTGGAGCAACGCTTCGGAGGCATCGGCTGGGTGGCGGTGGTGGGCGAAGGCGCGGAGCCCGAAGTCCTCAAGCGCTTCGCCGATGAGATGGCGCCCAAGCTGGAGGCACTGCCCGGCATCCGCTTCGTGGAGGTGCAGCGCCCCGGCGGCTTCTTCCAGGAGCGCGCGCTCTACTACCTGAGCCCGGAGGATCTTCAAGAAGTGGAGCGGCGCCTGGGGGCCCGCATCACCTGGGAGAAGGAGCGGGCCCAGCCGCTCTTCGTTCCCTTGGTGGATGAGCCCGCGCCCCCCTTGGACTTCTCGGATCTGGAGGCCAAATACGGCGTCGGTGCCGCGCAGCGCATGTCCGGCGCGGGCGGAGAGAACTACTACCTGGATGCCTCGGCACGCCGTGTGGTGTTGCTGGCCCGGCCCGAAGGCTTCTCGGCGGACCTCGACTTCTCGCGCCGCATCATCACCGAGGTGAAGACCCTGCTGGACGCGCAGGACCTGTCCTCCTACGGCCCCGGCTTCAAGATGGCCCTCACCGGCGCGTACCAGAAGAAGCTGGATCAGCAGGCGCAGATCTCCCGGGACATCACCGTGTCCTCGGCGGTGGCCGGTGCGCTGCTGCTGCTCTTCCTGCTGCTGCACTTCCGCAGCGTGCTGGGGGTGGGGATGGTGCTGGCGCCCGTGGCGGCGGGACTGGCGTGGACCTACGGCTTGGTGGGCGCGGCCTATGGCCGGGTGAACCTGCTCACTGGCTTTCTGGGCGCCATCCTCGGAGGCCTGGGCATCGAGCACGGCATCCACTTGCTGGGGCGCTACCTGCACCTGCGGGGCGATGGGCTGGACTCGGAGAGGGCCACGCGCGAGTCCTTCACCCACACCGGCAGCGCGGCCCTCACCTCCGCCCTGGTCGCGGCCCTCACCTTCCTGGTGCTGGGCACCTCGCGGTTCCGGGCGTTCCGTGAGTTCGGCGTCATCGCCGGCATCGGCATGCTGCTGTTGATCGCGGCCTATGTGCTGGTCCTGCCCGCGGTGCTGGGACTGGCGGCCCGGCTGAAGTGGACGCCGGGCCCAGGGGCCACGGCCCAGACCCGCTCTCCGCTGGGGCAACTGCTCGTGCGCTGGCGCCGGCCGCTCACGCTGGTGTCGGGAGCGGTGCTCGTGGCGCTGACGTTGAACATGGGCCGGGTGCGCTTCGACTATGATTTCGGCTCCCTCGAGGATCAACACCTGCCCTCGTTCGTGTTGAACCGGCAGGTCAGTGACATCATCGGCTACTCGCAATCTCCGCTGGTGGTGCTCACCGGCAGCCCCGCCGAGGAGCACACGGTGATGGAGCAACTGCGCGCCCGGCAGCGGCAGCTCGGCAGGCGCTCCACGGTAGACTTCGCCGCCTCGCTGGAGACGCTGATCCCAGCCGATCAACCGCGCAAACAGGCCATCCTCCAGCGCATGGGAGCGTTGCTGGAGGACGTGCCCGAGGCGCGGCTCGATGCGGCCCAGCGCCAGCAGCTCTCCCAACTGCGCGCCCAAACCCGAGCCGAACCCTTCACGCGCGAGGAGCTTCCCGCCTCGGTCCGCCGACAGTTCCAAGGCCTCCAAGGCCAGAGCGGCTTCGTGCTCGTGTACCCCTCGGTGAGCCAGTCCGATGGAACCGCCATGCGGGCCCTGGCCCGGGAAGTGCGCGCCGGGGCGAGCCTCCCCGGAGGCAGACACCTGCCGGTGGCGGGTGAGCCCATGGTGCTCGCGGACATCCTGGACATGGTGACGCACGAGGCGCCGAGAATCCTGGCGGGAACCACGCTGGCGGTGCTTCTGGCCATGTGGGTGACGCTGGGAAGCCTGAGAACGTCCCTGCTGTGCCTGGCCCCCACGCTGGTATCCCTGCTGGGACTGGTGGGGCTGATGCCGCTGCTGAAGGTCGAGTTCAACTACCTCAACATCCTCATCATCCCGGTGCTCATTGGAACCACCGTGGACGCGGGCGTGCACCTGCTGACGCAACTGGTGAGGCCCGGCAATGACTTCGTGAAGGTGTACTCGGAGACGGGGCGCGCCATCAGCGGGGGCCTGTTGACGAGCGCGGTGGGCTTCGGAACGCTCTTCCTGGCGAACCACCCCGGCCTCAACTCTGTCGGAGCCTTGGCCAACCTGGGCTTCGGGGTGAACCTGCTGGTGATGCTGGTGTCCTTCCCCGCGCTGCTCCTGCTTCTCTCGGAACGCCGCCATCGCAAACCCCGGCCCCGGAAGCCCCGCGCAAGCCCTCCCAAGCCCGGGGAACCCACCCCCCTCCCCTCTGCCTCGTAG
- a CDS encoding DUF4142 domain-containing protein, producing MKRTIQSFVIAGSLICGSAAFAQGTAPAPTTTQGQAAGTKAGAKVGMKAGVVEHMGVIIPADEKAYLERLHHANQQEVKLGEIAQQNASNADVKSFASMMVKEHTAADQKLMTYAQGKGLKLAEPKPLNDVEKKVKAADKASTEKLQALKGAPFDSAYMANQLGAHDMVLGKLAAGQQAFSDNAEALALINENVQHVSQHRQQAYTVLGKLAPQPAGVGGSGDAHMGHNPGMGSMDGTKAGSKDMNKVTPPTDTGMKK from the coding sequence ATGAAGCGCACGATTCAGAGTTTCGTCATCGCCGGTTCGCTGATCTGTGGGTCCGCCGCATTTGCTCAGGGCACGGCCCCCGCTCCCACAACCACCCAAGGCCAAGCAGCAGGTACCAAGGCGGGCGCGAAGGTGGGCATGAAGGCAGGCGTGGTGGAGCACATGGGAGTCATCATTCCCGCGGATGAGAAGGCCTATCTCGAGCGGCTCCACCATGCGAATCAGCAAGAGGTCAAGCTTGGTGAGATTGCCCAGCAGAACGCGAGCAACGCAGACGTGAAGTCTTTCGCCAGCATGATGGTGAAAGAGCACACCGCCGCTGACCAGAAGTTGATGACCTATGCGCAGGGTAAGGGGCTGAAGCTGGCCGAGCCCAAGCCTCTCAATGATGTGGAGAAGAAGGTCAAGGCCGCGGACAAGGCGTCCACGGAGAAGCTTCAGGCGCTGAAGGGTGCGCCGTTCGACTCCGCCTATATGGCCAACCAGCTCGGCGCCCATGACATGGTGCTGGGCAAGCTGGCCGCAGGCCAGCAGGCCTTCAGCGACAACGCGGAAGCCCTGGCGCTCATCAATGAGAATGTACAGCACGTCTCCCAGCATCGGCAGCAGGCCTACACCGTGCTGGGCAAGCTGGCCCCGCAGCCCGCGGGCGTCGGGGGCTCGGGTGATGCGCACATGGGCCACAACCCGGGGATGGGTTCCATGGATGGGACCAAGGCCGGTTCGAAGGACATGAACAAGGTCACTCCGCCCACGGACACGGGGATGAAGAAGTAG
- a CDS encoding alkaline phosphatase family protein, producing the protein MKKPRRWLRFSLLAGLVLLGVTYMLRPPPPRGRPADPPYLTFFLVDGLSQEVFQRELAAGNLPHIAQLQAEGLYVEDGIAAFPSMTGYGFYPFLTGRDAVHSGVLGLRWFRREAQEGNFRNYVGRTNVEMNRDMSPEPRTLFECFPGQHSFSVNSYANRGVVRNEILGWAFSIAKYQEQYAALRFLAGTPWLGPRFMPNWFEAETQTVELAMKDLAFQPKVQWLTLATPDARQHIAGTDETYVALVRHADKLIGRYREESRRLGQEEHRVYAIISDHGVTDVKHNVDLRKALGAAGLSAWRGEATNLSRTRLDEPVSTWADTDVVLAVNGNTMNYIYLRAEGAQGAEAWRKRAAPGAAFQQTPHKGGSSVNVVEVLRQVDGVELVVTRADASGEVRVFSRTGEGRITPRDGGLAYACEGEDPLNYARDEATRHLCDGQPRGAREWLQATHTTGFPDAVVRLHRLMSAPDVGDLVVTAALGFDLAADYELIVGNYRGGHGGLRADQLRVPYVLAGPGVPAGQRMATARAEDIGATLMRLAGCPPPPNQDGEDLMPSVAGPTPP; encoded by the coding sequence ATGAAGAAGCCACGCCGCTGGCTCCGGTTCAGCCTGCTTGCCGGACTCGTGCTCCTGGGAGTCACCTACATGCTGCGCCCCCCTCCCCCCCGGGGCCGTCCCGCCGATCCGCCCTACCTGACCTTCTTCCTGGTGGATGGGCTGTCGCAGGAAGTGTTCCAGCGGGAGCTGGCGGCCGGGAACCTGCCCCACATCGCCCAGCTCCAGGCGGAGGGCCTCTACGTGGAGGACGGCATCGCGGCCTTCCCCAGCATGACGGGCTACGGCTTCTACCCCTTTCTCACCGGCCGGGACGCGGTGCACAGCGGAGTGCTGGGGCTGCGCTGGTTCCGCCGCGAGGCCCAGGAGGGCAACTTCCGCAACTACGTGGGGCGGACCAACGTGGAGATGAACCGGGACATGTCGCCCGAGCCCCGCACGCTCTTCGAGTGTTTTCCGGGGCAGCACAGCTTCTCGGTGAACAGCTACGCCAACCGGGGCGTGGTGCGGAACGAGATCCTCGGCTGGGCCTTCAGCATCGCCAAGTACCAGGAGCAGTACGCGGCGCTGCGCTTCCTTGCGGGCACGCCCTGGCTGGGCCCCCGCTTCATGCCGAACTGGTTCGAGGCCGAGACGCAGACGGTGGAGCTGGCCATGAAGGACCTGGCCTTCCAGCCCAAGGTGCAGTGGCTCACCCTGGCCACGCCGGATGCCCGGCAGCACATCGCCGGCACGGACGAGACCTATGTGGCGCTGGTGCGGCACGCGGACAAGCTCATCGGCCGCTACCGCGAGGAGAGCCGGCGCCTGGGCCAAGAGGAGCACCGCGTCTACGCCATCATCTCGGACCACGGCGTCACGGACGTGAAGCACAACGTCGACTTGCGCAAGGCCCTGGGCGCCGCGGGGCTGAGTGCCTGGCGCGGCGAGGCCACCAACCTGAGCCGAACGCGGCTCGATGAGCCTGTCTCCACGTGGGCGGACACCGACGTCGTCCTGGCGGTGAACGGCAACACGATGAACTACATCTACCTGCGGGCCGAAGGCGCCCAGGGCGCGGAGGCCTGGCGGAAGCGCGCCGCGCCGGGAGCGGCCTTCCAGCAGACACCCCACAAGGGGGGCTCCTCCGTGAACGTGGTGGAGGTGCTGCGTCAGGTGGACGGGGTGGAGCTGGTGGTGACGCGCGCGGACGCCTCGGGCGAGGTGCGCGTCTTCTCCCGAACGGGCGAGGGCCGCATCACCCCGCGCGACGGAGGGCTGGCATACGCTTGCGAAGGCGAGGATCCGCTGAACTACGCGCGGGACGAGGCCACCCGGCACTTGTGCGACGGCCAGCCGCGCGGCGCGCGCGAGTGGCTCCAGGCCACGCACACCACGGGCTTTCCGGACGCGGTGGTGCGGCTGCACCGGTTGATGAGTGCCCCGGACGTGGGAGACCTGGTGGTGACGGCGGCCCTCGGCTTCGATCTGGCGGCGGACTACGAGCTCATCGTGGGCAACTACCGCGGAGGCCACGGCGGCCTGAGGGCGGATCAGCTCCGCGTCCCGTATGTCCTCGCGGGGCCGGGCGTTCCCGCCGGCCAGCGCATGGCCACCGCACGGGCAGAAGACATCGGGGCGACGCTGATGCGCCTGGCAGGTTGCCCGCCTCCGCCCAACCAGGACGGCGAGGACCTGATGCCCAGCGTGGCGGGCCCCACCCCTCCCTGA
- a CDS encoding efflux RND transporter permease subunit, which yields MSDKRLSERFETAIGALAARNHRKPWQALLLAAVLVAVGSYFTGKLTLNADLTALLPRSFSSVQDLEKLRQRFGGQGNVVVAGLGAEPEALKRFADDMAPRLAQLSEVRYVNYQRPRPFFEEHALYYVDVPDLKMIQERIDARILWEKQQANPLFVRLDEDPPPTIDFSDIEQKYTGGASQRLSGEGDLYYLDPQERMVVLLLKPRGSSADLNYAKKVVGQVEEFLAQQDLSKYGPGFTTAITGNYKKKIDQQKIITGDLGRASGIALVLLILYLAFHFRSAWSVAFTMTPVVASLSWTYGFVGAVYGQVNLLTGFLGAVLGGLGVEHGIHLLGRYATLRAEGQESLPAVRESFRHTGFSALIAAVVAALTFLSLSISEFIAFREFGVIAAIGMVLSIVSYVLILPAMLGLASRLGWKPSVHEASAGPLALLARWLPQHYRTVAIVVGVGMVALISQAWRVSFNYDSTKLDDVTLPSVRLDRRMDKILGYSQSPVVVLTDTQAMEREVVRELQARKEKQGKNSTIDFVGSVADLVPERQQEKQVILQAIHQRLERLDPQRLPEDVRPNVERALKMSSAKPFQRETLPEAVRRQFEGMNGDSGGVVLVYAAVNLADGAGTRRFAKEVRGMQMPDGSKVSATGESLILADILDMVAHDGPEILGAAVLSVLLAMWLTLGRLRTALICMMPTLVSVAGLVGLMALLDLQFNYLNLVVLPVLVGTTVDAGVHLVQRLGEPDSDFITVYAETGRAITGGLLTSAIGFLALILARHPGLNSIGTLANLGFGVNILIVLVGFPAFLLLVERWRRKHHVVDEAATPAEESAAGRG from the coding sequence ATGAGTGACAAGCGGCTGAGTGAGCGGTTCGAGACGGCGATTGGCGCCCTCGCCGCGCGGAACCACCGCAAGCCCTGGCAGGCCCTGCTGCTGGCCGCGGTGCTGGTGGCAGTGGGCTCCTACTTCACGGGCAAGCTGACGCTCAACGCGGACCTGACGGCGCTGCTGCCCCGCTCCTTCTCCAGCGTGCAGGACCTGGAGAAGCTGCGCCAGCGCTTCGGCGGCCAGGGCAACGTGGTGGTGGCGGGGTTGGGCGCGGAGCCCGAGGCCCTCAAGCGCTTCGCCGACGACATGGCGCCCCGGCTCGCGCAGCTCTCCGAGGTCCGCTACGTCAACTATCAGCGGCCCCGCCCCTTCTTCGAGGAGCACGCCCTCTATTACGTGGATGTGCCGGACCTGAAGATGATCCAGGAGCGCATCGACGCGCGCATTCTCTGGGAGAAGCAGCAGGCCAACCCGCTCTTTGTCCGGCTGGACGAGGATCCGCCCCCCACCATCGACTTCTCCGACATCGAGCAGAAGTACACGGGCGGCGCCAGCCAGCGCCTGTCGGGCGAGGGGGACCTGTACTACCTGGATCCCCAGGAGCGGATGGTGGTGTTGCTGCTCAAGCCCAGGGGCAGCTCGGCGGACCTGAACTACGCCAAGAAGGTGGTGGGACAGGTGGAGGAGTTCCTGGCCCAGCAGGACCTGTCCAAGTACGGGCCCGGCTTCACCACGGCCATCACGGGTAACTACAAGAAGAAGATCGACCAGCAGAAGATCATCACGGGCGATTTGGGGCGGGCCTCCGGCATCGCGCTGGTGCTGCTCATCCTGTACCTGGCCTTCCACTTCCGCAGCGCGTGGAGCGTGGCCTTCACGATGACGCCCGTGGTGGCCAGCCTCTCGTGGACCTACGGCTTCGTGGGCGCCGTCTACGGACAGGTGAACCTGCTCACCGGCTTCCTGGGCGCGGTGCTGGGCGGCCTGGGCGTGGAGCACGGCATCCACCTGCTCGGGCGCTATGCCACGCTGCGCGCCGAAGGGCAGGAGTCGCTGCCCGCCGTGCGCGAGTCCTTCCGCCACACGGGCTTCTCGGCGCTCATCGCGGCGGTAGTGGCCGCGCTCACCTTCCTGAGCCTCTCCATCTCCGAGTTCATCGCCTTCCGGGAGTTCGGTGTCATCGCGGCGATCGGCATGGTTCTGAGCATCGTCTCGTACGTGCTCATCCTCCCGGCGATGCTGGGACTGGCCTCGCGCTTGGGGTGGAAGCCCAGTGTGCACGAGGCCTCGGCTGGACCGCTGGCGCTGCTGGCGCGCTGGCTGCCCCAGCACTACCGCACGGTGGCCATCGTCGTGGGCGTGGGCATGGTGGCGCTCATCAGCCAAGCGTGGCGCGTCAGCTTCAACTACGACTCGACGAAGCTGGATGACGTGACGCTGCCGTCGGTGCGGTTGGACCGGCGCATGGACAAGATCCTCGGCTACTCGCAGTCACCGGTGGTGGTGCTCACCGACACCCAGGCGATGGAGCGCGAGGTGGTGCGCGAGCTCCAGGCGCGCAAGGAGAAGCAGGGCAAGAACTCCACCATCGACTTCGTGGGCTCGGTGGCGGATCTGGTGCCCGAGCGTCAGCAGGAGAAGCAGGTCATTCTCCAGGCCATCCACCAGCGGTTGGAGCGGCTGGACCCGCAGCGGTTGCCCGAGGATGTGCGGCCCAACGTGGAGCGCGCCCTGAAGATGTCGAGTGCCAAGCCCTTCCAGCGCGAGACGCTGCCCGAGGCGGTGCGCCGGCAATTCGAGGGAATGAATGGGGACTCGGGCGGCGTGGTGCTCGTGTACGCGGCGGTGAACCTGGCGGACGGGGCGGGGACGCGGCGCTTCGCCAAGGAAGTCCGGGGCATGCAGATGCCGGATGGCTCCAAGGTCTCGGCCACGGGCGAGTCGCTCATCCTCGCGGACATCCTGGACATGGTGGCGCATGACGGGCCGGAGATTCTGGGGGCCGCGGTGCTGTCGGTGCTCCTGGCCATGTGGTTGACGCTGGGGCGACTGCGCACGGCGCTCATCTGCATGATGCCCACGTTGGTGTCCGTGGCGGGGCTGGTGGGGCTGATGGCGCTGCTGGACTTGCAGTTCAACTACCTGAACTTGGTGGTCCTGCCGGTGCTGGTGGGCACCACGGTGGACGCCGGCGTGCACCTGGTGCAGCGCCTGGGCGAGCCGGACAGCGATTTCATCACCGTGTACGCGGAGACGGGCCGCGCTATCACTGGCGGTCTGCTGACGAGCGCCATCGGCTTCCTGGCCCTCATCCTCGCACGGCACCCGGGGCTCAACTCCATCGGCACCCTGGCGAACCTGGGCTTCGGGGTGAACATCCTCATCGTCCTGGTGGGCTTCCCGGCGTTCCTGCTGCTGGTGGAGCGCTGGCGGCGCAAGCACCACGTG